Proteins encoded within one genomic window of Bacteroides sedimenti:
- a CDS encoding Hsp20/alpha crystallin family protein, with amino-acid sequence MMPVRRSQNWLPDVFNDLFDTNWMSRSNATAPAINVIETENEYKVEVAAPGMTKEDFSIKIDDENQLVVAMEKKLESKEENKNSRYLRREFSYTKFQQTMLLPDNVLKDKIGASMDNGVLTINIPKMSPEEEKKYARLIEIK; translated from the coding sequence ATGATGCCTGTTAGAAGATCTCAAAACTGGTTACCAGATGTGTTCAATGATTTGTTCGACACTAACTGGATGTCAAGGTCAAACGCTACCGCCCCTGCCATCAATGTTATTGAGACAGAGAATGAGTACAAAGTGGAAGTTGCTGCTCCGGGAATGACTAAAGAAGATTTCAGTATCAAGATTGATGATGAAAATCAACTGGTAGTTGCCATGGAGAAAAAGCTAGAAAGCAAAGAGGAGAATAAGAACAGTCGTTATTTGAGACGTGAGTTTTCGTACACAAAGTTTCAACAAACCATGCTTCTTCCGGACAATGTATTGAAAGATAAAATCGGAGCTTCGATGGATAATGGAGTGCTTACCATTAACATCCCCAAAATGTCTCCGGAAGAAGAAAAGAAATATGCAAGATTGATTGAGATCAAATAA
- a CDS encoding DUF4738 domain-containing protein, giving the protein MHNTLYRFAIKHSTLIILALIFTSCTGDKRLAKNNAATVIEGTKKKSINTTDKSTHSSDSLMYYWKPDYGIYSFDTIINNTNYHMKTYCLNDSAVYNETFSDLRKKNKKLIEYSVAHNYATDIIIKKANKRNIKLCVTKKHFKASLDIDFYKICHMWKNEFSHIDGSIPVFRATLAQPDTDYQYAIEYTITDKGELIVIKVEDESYHGSDDE; this is encoded by the coding sequence ATGCATAATACATTGTACAGGTTCGCAATAAAACATAGTACATTAATTATTTTAGCTTTAATTTTCACGTCCTGCACTGGAGATAAAAGATTGGCTAAAAATAATGCAGCCACTGTGATTGAAGGAACGAAGAAGAAATCAATAAATACTACTGACAAATCAACACATTCATCTGATTCCCTAATGTACTACTGGAAACCAGATTATGGTATTTATTCATTCGACACTATTATAAATAATACAAACTATCATATGAAAACATATTGTTTAAATGATAGTGCAGTCTACAACGAGACTTTTTCAGACTTAAGGAAAAAAAACAAAAAACTCATTGAATATAGTGTCGCTCATAATTATGCTACTGACATCATAATAAAAAAGGCAAATAAAAGAAATATAAAATTATGTGTCACAAAGAAGCATTTTAAAGCTAGTTTAGATATTGATTTTTATAAAATTTGCCATATGTGGAAAAATGAGTTTTCGCATATAGATGGAAGCATTCCTGTGTTTCGAGCGACGCTTGCACAACCCGATACAGATTACCAATACGCAATAGAGTATACTATTACTGATAAAGGAGAACTTATCGTTATTAAAGTTGAGGATGAATCATACCACGGTTCAGATGATGAATAA
- a CDS encoding OPT family oligopeptide transporter, whose translation MKHEENEKFTGLPENAFRELKSGEVYNPLMSPENKYKEVTPWSVLWGIAMAILFSAAAAYLGLKVGQVFEAAIPIAIIAVGVSSAAKRKNALGENVIIQSIGASSGVIVAGAIFTLPALYILQAKYPDMSVTFFQVFVSSLLGGVLGILFLIPFRKYFVQEMHGMYPFPEATATTQVLVSGEKGGNQAKPLLIAGIVGGLYDFIVATFGWWNENFTTRVCGWGEMIADKAKLVFKVNTGAAVLGLGYIVGLKYAAIICIGSLTVWWIIIPGISLIWGDSLLNMWNPDIHTVVGMMSPEEIFKYYAKSIGIGGIAMAGIIGIIKSWGIIKSAVGLAAKEMSGKENPEKSVIRTQRDLPMKVIAIGSILTIILVFLFFFFDVMQGNLFHAIVAILLVAIITFLFTTVAANAIAIVGTNPVSGMTLMTLILASVVMVSVGLKGSTGMVAALVMGGVVCTALSMAGGFITDLKIGYWLGTTPAKQETWKFLGTIVSAATVGGVMIILNKTYGFTSGQLAAPQANAMAAVIEPLMNGVGAPWVLYGIGAIISIVLTFFGIPALAFALGMFIPLELNIPLVVGGAINWYVTSRSSDSAVNAERGEKGTLLASGFIAGGALMGVVSAVMRFGGINLVHEEWLANSWSQVVSLVLYAALIVYFIKATMHKSDKQKL comes from the coding sequence ATGAAACACGAAGAAAACGAAAAGTTTACGGGATTACCCGAAAATGCATTCAGAGAGCTTAAATCGGGCGAAGTCTACAATCCGCTGATGTCTCCCGAAAATAAATACAAGGAGGTTACTCCCTGGTCGGTACTCTGGGGTATTGCAATGGCAATTCTGTTCTCTGCAGCAGCTGCATATCTGGGGCTAAAAGTAGGCCAGGTATTCGAAGCTGCTATTCCTATCGCCATCATTGCGGTGGGAGTATCAAGCGCTGCTAAAAGGAAAAACGCATTGGGCGAGAATGTTATTATCCAGTCAATCGGAGCCAGCTCAGGGGTAATTGTTGCCGGTGCCATCTTCACACTTCCGGCACTTTACATTCTACAGGCAAAGTACCCCGATATGTCGGTAACCTTCTTCCAGGTATTTGTCAGCTCTTTGTTGGGAGGTGTTCTTGGTATCCTGTTCTTAATTCCTTTCCGGAAATATTTCGTGCAGGAGATGCACGGTATGTATCCTTTCCCCGAAGCAACCGCTACAACACAGGTGCTTGTATCGGGAGAGAAAGGCGGAAACCAAGCTAAGCCGTTGCTTATAGCAGGTATCGTGGGTGGTTTATATGACTTTATCGTTGCTACCTTTGGATGGTGGAACGAAAACTTCACAACCCGTGTATGCGGATGGGGTGAAATGATTGCCGATAAGGCCAAACTGGTTTTCAAAGTAAATACAGGTGCAGCGGTACTTGGTTTGGGATATATCGTCGGACTTAAATACGCTGCCATTATCTGCATCGGTTCGCTGACAGTATGGTGGATTATCATTCCGGGAATCTCTTTAATCTGGGGAGACAGCCTGCTGAATATGTGGAATCCTGATATTCACACCGTTGTTGGAATGATGAGCCCGGAAGAGATCTTTAAATACTATGCGAAAAGCATTGGTATCGGTGGTATCGCCATGGCTGGTATTATCGGGATTATCAAATCATGGGGAATCATTAAGAGCGCTGTAGGACTGGCTGCCAAGGAAATGAGCGGCAAGGAAAATCCTGAAAAAAGCGTGATTCGCACACAGCGTGACCTACCAATGAAGGTTATTGCAATCGGTTCAATACTTACCATCATATTAGTATTCTTGTTTTTCTTCTTTGATGTGATGCAGGGAAATCTTTTCCATGCTATCGTTGCCATCCTTCTAGTTGCCATTATTACTTTCCTTTTCACCACTGTAGCAGCAAACGCCATTGCCATTGTTGGAACAAACCCTGTTTCGGGTATGACATTGATGACTCTTATTTTGGCATCTGTTGTCATGGTATCGGTAGGTTTGAAAGGCTCAACAGGTATGGTTGCCGCATTGGTAATGGGTGGTGTGGTATGTACCGCTTTATCAATGGCTGGAGGTTTCATCACCGACCTGAAAATTGGTTACTGGCTTGGTACAACTCCCGCTAAACAGGAAACATGGAAGTTCCTGGGAACCATTGTATCGGCAGCAACAGTTGGTGGAGTAATGATTATCCTGAATAAGACATATGGATTTACAAGCGGACAGTTGGCAGCTCCACAGGCAAATGCCATGGCTGCCGTTATCGAACCGTTGATGAACGGTGTTGGCGCTCCATGGGTACTCTATGGAATTGGTGCCATTATCTCAATTGTACTTACCTTTTTCGGAATTCCGGCACTGGCTTTTGCATTGGGTATGTTCATCCCATTGGAACTGAATATTCCATTGGTTGTGGGTGGAGCCATCAACTGGTATGTAACTTCTCGTTCTTCCGACTCGGCCGTTAATGCTGAACGTGGAGAAAAAGGAACTCTTCTTGCTTCCGGATTCATTGCCGGTGGTGCTCTGATGGGAGTTGTCAGCGCTGTAATGCGTTTCGGAGGAATCAATCTGGTTCACGAAGAATGGCTGGCAAACTCATGGTCGCAAGTTGTTTCACTGGTTCTTTATGCTGCACTGATTGTTTATTTCATAAAAGCAACCATGCATAAATCCGATAAACAGAAACTTTAA
- a CDS encoding HpaII family restriction endonuclease — MSFEATKREWSELYTFFRLLSNGFIYSGTPQVKINEDERLQIAMIQREEHDGTRKYIIEGEEVHVLGEAVDKTFPRNRFGSVADAILAGIKSSSDDQVLSPEGVEEFLDEVSIFDLESRTQDRTDFYVAFYHPEAPLVGFNVRSRMSAMNPLLDGGRAANLKFEQTGIKFANPMVNKVNAMDTPNEVADRMMMIERLGGILKYTDVADKVFRCNLHMIDLHFPRVLAEMVRIMHLDGITKISELTERIKEINPLKIKDELITKHGFYEFKMKQFLLTLALGMRPAKIYTGEDSAVSGILLVDGSGEVLCYQKSSKKVFEDFLYLNTRLEKGSTEKDKYGFMEKENGVNYFKLNLKIGLTKR; from the coding sequence ATGTCATTCGAAGCAACAAAAAGAGAGTGGAGCGAACTCTATACTTTTTTTCGTCTCCTGAGCAACGGTTTTATTTATTCCGGAACTCCACAAGTGAAAATCAATGAGGACGAACGTCTTCAGATTGCTATGATTCAGCGCGAGGAACATGATGGCACCCGTAAGTATATTATTGAAGGTGAGGAGGTACATGTTTTGGGTGAAGCTGTGGATAAAACATTTCCACGTAACCGGTTCGGTAGTGTTGCTGATGCTATATTGGCGGGGATTAAAAGTTCGTCGGACGACCAGGTTCTTTCTCCGGAAGGGGTGGAAGAGTTTCTTGACGAGGTCTCTATTTTCGATCTGGAATCACGCACACAAGACCGCACCGATTTTTATGTAGCCTTTTATCATCCGGAGGCACCTCTGGTTGGCTTCAATGTTCGTTCGCGCATGAGTGCTATGAATCCACTGCTGGATGGTGGTCGGGCTGCCAATCTGAAGTTTGAGCAAACCGGGATTAAATTTGCAAATCCTATGGTTAATAAAGTGAATGCGATGGATACCCCAAATGAGGTGGCAGACAGGATGATGATGATTGAACGGCTGGGCGGTATACTGAAATATACAGATGTGGCCGACAAGGTGTTCCGTTGCAATCTGCATATGATCGATCTTCATTTTCCACGTGTTCTGGCCGAGATGGTACGAATAATGCACCTGGATGGCATAACAAAAATATCGGAACTGACAGAGCGTATCAAGGAAATCAATCCGTTGAAAATAAAGGATGAGCTGATTACCAAACACGGCTTCTATGAATTCAAAATGAAACAGTTCCTGCTGACTCTTGCTTTGGGGATGCGTCCGGCCAAGATCTACACCGGCGAAGATTCGGCTGTATCGGGAATTCTTCTGGTAGATGGAAGTGGTGAGGTGCTTTGTTATCAGAAATCATCCAAAAAGGTGTTCGAGGATTTCCTTTATCTGAATACCCGTCTCGAAAAGGGCTCTACCGAAAAGGATAAGTACGGCTTTATGGAGAAAGAGAATGGGGTAAACTACTTTAAACT
- a CDS encoding DUF4919 domain-containing protein has protein sequence MKKNIIILLLLSFILPGIGAQEKLEINYESIKKAVTSENTYKELLKRYEANDTTLKKNDYSILYYGQLYQKSYNPYNVEGLDEANKLMKAKEYNKAYEQCLKILQKNPVSLNTLENLYYAGKALGKPQEELENYIMKFWKLMNMIVSTGDGQSEKTAFHVICVNDEYQLLRNYFEIEGFKQQSLVNSGENSYDLMEFTSSKYYEGTKIYFDITKVFDFLNNAFK, from the coding sequence ATGAAAAAAAACATTATTATTTTATTACTGTTATCATTCATTTTACCCGGCATTGGTGCACAAGAAAAACTGGAGATCAACTACGAATCCATTAAGAAAGCAGTTACAAGTGAGAACACATACAAGGAATTATTGAAACGTTATGAAGCAAACGATACAACCTTGAAAAAAAACGATTATTCAATACTCTATTATGGTCAACTGTACCAGAAATCGTATAATCCTTATAATGTTGAAGGGCTTGATGAAGCTAATAAATTGATGAAAGCCAAAGAATACAACAAAGCTTATGAGCAATGTCTGAAAATATTGCAGAAGAACCCTGTTTCACTCAACACATTGGAAAACCTCTACTATGCAGGAAAAGCTCTGGGAAAGCCCCAAGAGGAACTTGAAAATTACATAATGAAATTCTGGAAACTGATGAACATGATAGTATCAACAGGAGATGGGCAATCAGAGAAAACTGCATTCCATGTTATCTGTGTAAATGATGAATATCAACTGTTGAGGAATTATTTCGAGATTGAAGGTTTTAAACAACAATCACTAGTAAATAGTGGAGAGAATTCGTATGACCTGATGGAATTTACCTCCAGCAAATACTATGAAGGCACAAAAATATATTTTGATATCACGAAAGTTTTTGATTTTCTGAATAATGCATTTAAATAA